Proteins co-encoded in one Rudaeicoccus suwonensis genomic window:
- a CDS encoding acetyl-CoA C-acetyltransferase, which translates to MSPRDVYVLGGNRIPFVRSGGKYLKASNQDMLTAAIDGLVSRHDLSGERLGEVAAGAVIKHARDFNLTRESVLGSHLSPQTPAYDVQQACGTGLEATILVANKIALGQVDSAIAGGTDTTSDAPLAINDDLRRTLMMVNYAKTPQQRLKALTKIRPGQFAPEQPKNAEPRTGLAMGDHQAITTKEWGISREAQDELAALSHQNLAAAYGRGFFDDLVTPYLGVSKDNNLRPDSTPEKLAKLKPVFGKGEGATMTAGNSTPLTDGASVVLLGSADWAQERKLTPLARFVDGETAAVDYVHGGEGLLMAPPYAIARLLQRNGLTLQDFEFYEFHEAFASTVLCHLAAMESPEFCKERLGLDEPLGSVDRSKLNVNGSSLAAGHPFAATGGRIVASLAKMLHEKGSGRGLISICAAGGQGVVAILEAV; encoded by the coding sequence ATGAGCCCACGTGACGTCTACGTCCTCGGTGGTAACCGCATCCCCTTCGTCCGCTCCGGCGGCAAATACCTCAAGGCGTCCAACCAGGACATGCTGACCGCCGCCATCGACGGTCTGGTCTCGCGCCACGACCTGTCCGGTGAGCGCCTCGGCGAGGTCGCGGCGGGTGCCGTCATCAAGCACGCGCGGGATTTCAACCTGACTCGCGAAAGCGTGCTGGGCTCTCACCTGTCGCCCCAGACCCCCGCGTATGACGTGCAGCAGGCCTGCGGCACCGGCCTCGAGGCGACGATCCTGGTGGCCAACAAGATCGCCCTCGGTCAGGTGGACTCGGCGATCGCCGGCGGCACCGACACCACCTCCGACGCTCCGCTGGCCATCAACGACGACCTGCGCCGCACCCTGATGATGGTCAACTACGCCAAGACACCGCAGCAGCGGCTCAAGGCGCTGACCAAGATCCGACCGGGCCAGTTCGCACCTGAGCAACCCAAGAACGCCGAGCCGCGCACCGGTCTGGCGATGGGTGATCACCAGGCGATCACCACAAAGGAGTGGGGCATCAGCCGTGAGGCACAGGACGAGCTCGCGGCCCTCAGCCACCAGAACCTCGCCGCGGCATACGGGCGCGGCTTCTTCGACGACCTGGTGACCCCCTATCTCGGTGTCAGCAAGGACAACAACCTGCGCCCGGACTCCACGCCTGAGAAGCTGGCCAAGCTCAAGCCGGTGTTCGGCAAGGGCGAGGGCGCCACCATGACGGCCGGCAACTCCACCCCGCTGACCGACGGCGCATCCGTCGTGCTGCTCGGCTCGGCCGACTGGGCGCAGGAGCGCAAGTTGACCCCGCTGGCCCGCTTCGTCGACGGTGAGACCGCTGCGGTCGATTACGTGCACGGCGGCGAAGGCCTGCTGATGGCGCCGCCCTACGCGATCGCCCGGCTCCTGCAGCGCAACGGCCTGACGTTGCAGGATTTCGAATTCTACGAGTTCCACGAGGCATTCGCCTCCACGGTGCTGTGCCATCTGGCTGCGATGGAGAGCCCGGAGTTCTGCAAGGAGCGCCTGGGCCTGGACGAGCCGCTCGGCTCGGTCGACCGCAGCAAGCTCAACGTCAACGGCTCGTCGCTGGCGGCCGGTCACCCCTTCGCAGCCACCGGCGGCCGCATCGTCGCCTCGCTGGCGAAGATGTTGCACGAGAAGGGGTCGGGCCGCGGCCTGATCTCCATCTGCGCGGCGGGCGGTCAGGGTGTCGTCGCGATTCTGGAGGCAGTGTGA
- the rpmG gene encoding 50S ribosomal protein L33 — MASKSADIRPKITLACTECKERNYVTKKNRRNNPDRVEFKKYCPREKRHTLHRETR; from the coding sequence GTGGCCAGCAAGAGCGCAGACATTCGCCCCAAGATCACCTTGGCGTGCACCGAGTGCAAAGAGCGCAACTACGTGACGAAGAAGAACCGTCGCAACAACCCCGACCGCGTGGAGTTCAAGAAGTACTGCCCCCGCGAGAAGCGTCACACGCTGCACCGCGAGACCCGCTGA
- a CDS encoding FAS1-like dehydratase domain-containing protein, which yields MAVNPQVEGRTYPPAAPYVVSRAKIAEFATAVGAVDEAHFDVAVARGRGYADVIAPPTLAVLIAQRGEAAVMRDPDAGVDYSRLVHGEEGFVHHRPLVAGDEVQPVTTIERVRSAGGHSMMTMRTVLQTLDGEAVTTTTSMVVIRGDEQ from the coding sequence ATGGCTGTCAATCCGCAGGTGGAGGGCCGGACCTATCCGCCCGCCGCTCCGTATGTCGTCTCTCGCGCCAAGATCGCCGAGTTCGCCACGGCGGTCGGGGCGGTCGACGAGGCACACTTCGACGTCGCGGTCGCGCGAGGGCGCGGCTACGCCGACGTCATCGCGCCGCCGACCCTGGCGGTTCTGATTGCCCAGCGGGGTGAGGCGGCCGTCATGCGCGACCCGGATGCGGGAGTCGACTACTCCCGACTTGTGCACGGTGAGGAAGGCTTCGTCCACCACCGCCCGCTGGTCGCCGGCGACGAGGTGCAGCCGGTCACGACGATCGAGCGGGTGCGCTCGGCCGGAGGGCACTCGATGATGACGATGCGCACCGTCCTGCAGACCCTCGACGGCGAAGCAGTCACCACCACGACCTCGATGGTCGTCATCCGGGGAGACGAGCAGTGA
- a CDS encoding MaoC/PaaZ C-terminal domain-containing protein — protein MTKVIELSGPPSLGRVYAKAVATSRGRRGGDLPDVRVVRKGVRVDPAALADYDRVCGFALRDELPATYLHNLAFPLQVSLFADKRYPYPLNGSVHLDNTLTQHRPVLLTEAIDLSVTAGNARPHRRGVQVDITSQAHVAGELVWEGLATYLYRGRRIEGAEPPRAAEGDAPDGPGAVWRLSGDLGRRFSAVSGDINPIHLHPLTAKAMGFPRTIVHGMWSQAAMLAGVESRLSPAYVASMSFRKPVLIPGTVRFVAQVGAPGEATQLALRDRRKDTVLVRGDVRPIS, from the coding sequence ATGACGAAGGTCATCGAGTTGAGCGGTCCTCCGTCGCTCGGTCGGGTCTACGCCAAGGCGGTCGCGACCTCTCGCGGCCGCCGCGGCGGGGACCTGCCGGACGTCCGCGTCGTCCGCAAGGGTGTGCGCGTCGATCCTGCGGCGCTCGCCGACTACGACCGGGTCTGCGGGTTCGCGCTGCGCGACGAACTGCCTGCGACATACCTGCACAATCTGGCGTTCCCGCTGCAGGTGAGCCTGTTCGCCGACAAGAGGTATCCCTACCCGCTCAACGGCAGCGTCCATCTCGACAACACGCTGACCCAGCATCGGCCGGTGCTGCTCACCGAAGCGATCGACCTGTCGGTGACCGCCGGCAACGCGCGGCCGCATCGTCGCGGGGTGCAGGTCGACATCACCTCGCAGGCGCACGTCGCCGGCGAGCTGGTCTGGGAGGGCCTGGCGACCTATCTGTACCGCGGCCGGCGGATCGAGGGCGCCGAGCCGCCGCGGGCCGCCGAGGGCGACGCACCGGACGGTCCTGGTGCCGTATGGCGCCTGTCGGGCGACCTCGGCCGCCGGTTCTCCGCGGTCAGCGGCGACATCAACCCGATCCACCTGCACCCACTCACCGCCAAGGCGATGGGCTTCCCGCGCACGATCGTGCACGGCATGTGGAGCCAGGCGGCGATGCTGGCCGGTGTCGAGAGCAGGCTGTCTCCGGCATACGTCGCGTCGATGTCGTTCCGCAAGCCGGTGCTCATCCCTGGCACGGTGCGATTCGTCGCGCAGGTGGGTGCCCCCGGCGAGGCGACGCAGCTCGCGCTGCGGGACCGCCGCAAGGACACCGTCCTCGTGCGCGGGGACGTCCGGCCGATTTCGTGA
- a CDS encoding adenosine deaminase — protein sequence MPTPAATPDPARTGRIQDLPKAHLHLHFTGSMRLATLHELAEKHRLRLPDALKQGGWPPKLSGRDERGWFRFQRLYDAARACVRDESDVRRIVREAAEDDVAEGSRWLEIQIDPTSYAGGLGGITPVLQIVLDEARHASTDLPIGVGVIVAASRIRHPMDARALARLAAHHAGDGAGQVLGFGLSNDERRGVTSEFAPAFAIAREAGLGSVPHAGELLGPQSVSETLDSLAPDRLGHGVRSVESDSVLARVVDSGVALEVCPTSNVALGVYATPDHVPLRRLVDAGARVALGADDPLLFGRRLADQYTLAHDILDFDDAALAKLARSSFDASFAPADVRAAADHDIDTWLASRQAPDEDAAQDQD from the coding sequence ATGCCGACGCCCGCTGCCACCCCAGACCCGGCCCGCACCGGCCGGATCCAGGACCTGCCCAAGGCGCACCTGCATCTGCACTTCACCGGATCGATGCGACTGGCCACCTTGCACGAGCTTGCCGAGAAACACCGGTTGCGGCTTCCGGACGCCCTGAAACAGGGCGGGTGGCCACCGAAACTGTCCGGTCGCGACGAACGCGGGTGGTTCCGATTCCAACGGCTGTATGACGCTGCCCGCGCCTGCGTGCGCGACGAATCGGACGTGCGGCGCATTGTGCGCGAGGCCGCCGAGGACGATGTCGCCGAAGGCTCGCGCTGGCTGGAGATACAGATCGACCCCACGTCGTATGCCGGTGGTCTCGGCGGCATCACGCCTGTGCTGCAGATCGTGCTCGACGAGGCCCGGCACGCCAGCACCGATCTGCCGATCGGCGTCGGTGTCATCGTCGCGGCGTCGCGGATCCGGCATCCGATGGATGCCCGCGCGCTGGCGCGGCTCGCGGCTCATCATGCCGGCGATGGCGCCGGGCAGGTGTTGGGTTTCGGGCTCTCGAATGACGAGCGACGTGGGGTGACCAGTGAGTTCGCACCGGCGTTCGCGATCGCCCGGGAGGCGGGCTTGGGGAGCGTGCCGCACGCCGGCGAGTTGCTCGGACCGCAGTCGGTCAGTGAAACGCTCGACTCGCTGGCGCCAGACCGGCTGGGCCATGGCGTGCGGTCGGTCGAATCGGACTCAGTGCTCGCGAGGGTCGTCGATTCCGGCGTCGCTCTCGAGGTGTGCCCGACCTCGAATGTCGCGCTCGGCGTCTATGCGACCCCGGATCACGTGCCGCTGCGGCGACTCGTGGACGCGGGCGCGCGTGTGGCTCTCGGTGCCGACGATCCCCTCTTGTTCGGCCGGCGGCTCGCTGATCAGTACACGCTTGCCCACGACATCCTCGACTTTGACGACGCAGCCTTGGCGAAACTGGCGCGCTCGTCGTTCGACGCCTCGTTCGCACCGGCCGATGTCAGGGCGGCTGCAGACCACGACATCGACACCTGGCTGGCATCACGTCAGGCTCCTGACGAGGATGCCGCCCAAGACCAAGACTGA
- a CDS encoding UDP-N-acetylmuramate dehydrogenase, which yields MKQAEGIPLAPLTTMRVGGPAQRLVVADTTDDIVDVVREVDDADEQLLVLSGGSNLVVSDDGFDGTVLRIASSGIEVESADDCGGVFVRVAAGEEWDDVVARSCDEGWSGVEALSGIPGLAGATPVQNVGAYGQEVAQTIASVRTWDRLEQRVRTFASADCEFGYRHSVFKGSEFRGGGRYVVLDVLFQLRASSLSAPVGYAALAGGLGVELGTRVPLEDARSAVLQQRNQRGMVLAQADHDTWSCGSFFTNPIISRRAFEEFGARVETGLGDQVVPPSWPSEGTGVKVPAAWLIQHAGFDKGYGLPGPAALSTKHPLAITNRGDATAADVVALAREVRDGVYDAFGIQLVNEPVFVGVSLDSVTS from the coding sequence ATGAAGCAGGCCGAAGGGATCCCGCTCGCGCCACTGACCACGATGCGGGTCGGTGGCCCCGCGCAGCGACTCGTCGTCGCCGACACCACCGACGACATCGTCGACGTCGTGCGCGAGGTCGACGACGCCGACGAGCAATTGCTGGTCCTGTCGGGCGGGTCGAATCTGGTCGTCAGCGACGACGGCTTCGACGGGACGGTGCTGCGGATCGCGAGCTCCGGCATCGAGGTCGAGTCCGCGGACGACTGCGGCGGTGTGTTCGTGCGCGTCGCTGCCGGCGAGGAGTGGGACGACGTCGTCGCACGGTCCTGCGACGAAGGTTGGTCCGGCGTCGAGGCTCTGTCGGGGATCCCGGGCTTGGCCGGAGCGACGCCGGTGCAGAACGTCGGCGCCTACGGCCAGGAGGTCGCGCAGACGATCGCGTCGGTGCGCACCTGGGACCGCCTGGAGCAGCGGGTGCGCACGTTCGCTTCGGCCGACTGCGAATTCGGTTATCGCCACTCGGTGTTCAAGGGCTCGGAGTTCCGCGGCGGTGGACGGTACGTCGTGCTCGACGTGCTCTTCCAGTTGCGCGCTTCGTCGTTGTCGGCGCCCGTCGGGTACGCCGCACTTGCCGGCGGCCTCGGGGTGGAGCTGGGCACGCGGGTGCCCCTGGAGGATGCGCGTTCCGCCGTGCTACAGCAGCGGAACCAGCGGGGAATGGTGCTGGCGCAAGCCGATCACGACACCTGGTCGTGCGGGTCGTTCTTCACGAACCCGATCATCAGCCGGCGAGCGTTCGAGGAGTTCGGTGCGCGTGTCGAGACCGGGCTCGGCGACCAGGTCGTGCCGCCGTCGTGGCCTTCCGAGGGCACCGGGGTGAAGGTGCCTGCGGCCTGGCTCATCCAGCACGCAGGTTTCGACAAGGGGTACGGGCTGCCCGGACCTGCCGCACTGTCGACCAAACACCCGTTGGCGATCACCAACCGTGGCGACGCGACCGCCGCCGACGTCGTCGCTCTCGCCCGCGAGGTGCGCGACGGGGTGTATGACGCCTTCGGCATACAGCTCGTGAATGAACCGGTCTTCGTCGGCGTCAGCCTCGACTCCGTTACTTCCTAG
- a CDS encoding 3-oxoacyl-ACP reductase, which produces MADGYSNFVNKNPLGKKLAGQFGLPKPPVLRRYEPGQELTTGPVAIGSFDGGKVASALIDIVESSGAVVVDATPEATYEKGSLGAAVYDATGLRTIDDLEILRATLAPAVKALGKNARVLIIGTPPAEQDRPEAAATQQALEGIMRSIGKELLRGATANLIWLSGDAFDEPEVLASPVRFFLSSRSAYVGGQPLRVGKAVVPQVADWRAPLQGEVAVVTGAARGIGAKIAEVFARQGAAVIVVDIPAAGESLSKVANKIGGVALQLDITAPDAGQKIAEAVARKGDKLAAIVHNAGITRDKLFVNDDAARWGSVIAVNIKAEMAINATLLDPALPGGLKDGGRIIGVASTSGIGGNRGQANYAASKAGVMGLVRAEAPELAPRQITINAIAPGFIETEMTAKIPLATREVGRRINALMQGGQPVDVAEAIAFLAEPGSAGVTGQVLRVCGHSQLGA; this is translated from the coding sequence ATGGCTGACGGCTACAGCAACTTCGTCAACAAGAACCCCCTCGGCAAGAAGCTCGCCGGTCAGTTCGGACTGCCCAAGCCGCCGGTCCTGCGTCGCTACGAGCCGGGTCAGGAACTCACGACCGGGCCGGTTGCGATCGGGTCCTTCGACGGCGGGAAGGTCGCCTCGGCGCTCATCGACATCGTCGAGTCCTCCGGTGCCGTGGTCGTCGACGCGACCCCCGAGGCGACCTACGAGAAGGGGTCGCTCGGAGCCGCGGTCTACGACGCCACCGGCCTGCGGACCATCGATGACCTCGAGATCTTGCGCGCCACGCTGGCACCGGCGGTCAAGGCGCTCGGCAAGAACGCCCGCGTGCTGATCATCGGCACGCCGCCGGCCGAGCAGGATCGGCCGGAGGCCGCGGCCACGCAGCAGGCGCTCGAAGGCATCATGCGGTCGATCGGCAAGGAGTTGCTGCGCGGCGCCACCGCCAACCTCATCTGGTTGTCCGGCGACGCCTTCGACGAGCCCGAGGTGCTTGCTTCACCGGTGCGCTTCTTCCTCTCGAGCCGATCGGCATACGTCGGCGGTCAGCCGCTGCGCGTCGGCAAGGCCGTCGTCCCGCAGGTCGCGGACTGGCGGGCGCCGCTGCAAGGTGAGGTCGCTGTCGTGACCGGCGCTGCGCGTGGGATCGGCGCCAAGATCGCGGAGGTCTTCGCCCGTCAGGGCGCAGCGGTGATCGTGGTCGACATTCCCGCGGCCGGAGAGTCGCTGTCCAAGGTCGCCAACAAGATCGGCGGCGTCGCGCTGCAGCTCGACATCACCGCGCCCGACGCCGGTCAGAAGATCGCCGAGGCAGTGGCCCGCAAGGGTGACAAGCTCGCGGCCATCGTGCACAACGCCGGCATCACCCGCGACAAGTTGTTCGTCAACGACGACGCCGCCCGCTGGGGGAGCGTCATCGCGGTCAACATCAAGGCGGAGATGGCCATCAACGCCACGCTGCTCGACCCGGCACTTCCCGGTGGCCTCAAGGACGGCGGTCGGATCATCGGCGTCGCCTCCACCTCCGGCATCGGCGGCAACCGTGGCCAGGCGAACTACGCGGCGTCCAAGGCCGGGGTCATGGGTCTGGTCCGGGCGGAGGCACCGGAGCTGGCGCCGCGGCAGATCACCATCAACGCGATCGCCCCCGGGTTCATCGAGACCGAGATGACCGCCAAGATCCCGCTCGCCACCCGCGAGGTCGGTCGCCGGATCAACGCGCTGATGCAGGGTGGTCAGCCGGTCGATGTCGCCGAGGCGATCGCCTTCCTCGCCGAGCCGGGCTCGGCGGGCGTGACCGGCCAGGTGCTGCGCGTCTGCGGCCACAGCCAGCTCGGGGCGTGA
- a CDS encoding DMT family transporter, producing MSAHALALVLTAAVLHATWNIAAKRVEGGGYVFVFSYALLSAVIWLPIGFIVLASTNSSLTWSLIWAALLSGVFHIAYGLTLQTGYNKAELGVVYPVARGTGPLLTMIFAIVVLAERPGWLGVLGGVIVITGVVVVASARPPASEKKPRHRASSGILWGGLTGVMIASYTLWDDHSMTALALAPVPYFAFSTAWQSIGLLPGMRGRGADLRAVSRRYWREIVCVALLSPLAYVLVLIAMQTTPVALVAPARESSIVIGSLLAWRLFHEPRPARKFLGAVVVLAGIALIAA from the coding sequence GTGTCGGCTCATGCCCTTGCACTCGTGCTCACCGCAGCAGTCCTGCACGCGACGTGGAACATCGCCGCCAAACGCGTCGAGGGCGGCGGTTACGTCTTCGTGTTCTCCTATGCATTGTTGTCCGCGGTGATCTGGCTGCCGATCGGCTTCATCGTTCTCGCGAGCACCAATTCGTCGCTGACCTGGTCGTTGATCTGGGCCGCACTGCTGTCCGGTGTCTTTCACATCGCCTACGGGTTGACCCTGCAAACCGGTTACAACAAAGCAGAACTCGGTGTTGTCTATCCCGTTGCTCGTGGCACCGGGCCACTGCTGACGATGATCTTCGCGATCGTCGTGCTTGCCGAACGGCCAGGATGGCTCGGTGTGCTGGGCGGGGTCATCGTGATCACCGGGGTCGTGGTGGTCGCGAGCGCTCGGCCACCGGCTTCGGAGAAAAAGCCACGGCATCGGGCATCGAGCGGAATCCTCTGGGGTGGACTCACCGGCGTGATGATCGCGAGCTACACCCTGTGGGACGACCACTCGATGACAGCACTGGCACTGGCACCGGTGCCGTACTTCGCGTTCAGCACCGCCTGGCAGTCGATCGGGTTGCTGCCGGGTATGCGCGGACGAGGCGCGGATCTGCGCGCGGTGTCACGCAGGTACTGGCGCGAGATCGTGTGTGTCGCGTTGTTGTCGCCGCTGGCCTATGTACTTGTCCTGATCGCCATGCAGACCACGCCGGTCGCCCTGGTCGCACCTGCTCGCGAGTCCAGCATCGTGATCGGGTCACTGCTGGCGTGGCGGTTGTTCCACGAGCCGAGACCGGCTCGCAAGTTCCTCGGCGCTGTGGTGGTGCTCGCCGGAATCGCGCTGATAGCAGCGTGA
- a CDS encoding MaoC family dehydratase: MSASFEVGQQLPARTIHVDRATLVRYAGASGDFNPIHWDERFATSVGLPDVIAHGMWTMGAAIQAIVDWVGDAGAVTAYSVRFSAPVPVPYDGGADVEVTGQVKKVQDDGAVVELTVTSGGAKVLTRALATVRGTGPAE; this comes from the coding sequence GTGAGCGCGAGCTTCGAGGTCGGCCAGCAACTGCCGGCGCGCACCATTCACGTCGACCGTGCCACGCTGGTGCGCTACGCCGGTGCCAGCGGCGACTTCAACCCGATTCACTGGGACGAGCGCTTCGCCACCTCCGTCGGACTTCCGGACGTCATCGCGCACGGCATGTGGACGATGGGCGCCGCCATACAGGCCATCGTCGACTGGGTCGGCGATGCGGGTGCCGTGACCGCGTACTCGGTGCGCTTCAGTGCGCCTGTGCCCGTGCCGTATGACGGCGGCGCCGACGTCGAGGTGACCGGTCAGGTGAAGAAGGTGCAGGACGACGGCGCCGTCGTCGAACTGACGGTGACCAGCGGCGGCGCGAAGGTGCTGACCCGGGCGCTCGCCACGGTGCGCGGCACCGGACCGGCGGAATGA
- a CDS encoding acyl-CoA dehydrogenase, whose translation MTNPIASELITALDGRWADLRSEARDQLSADWMLAPTGLSVADHRALTTASLKTLAGEGFGRVGFPVAYGGERDYAASCVLFEMQALGDLSLLVKVGVQFGLFGGAVARLGTDRHHSAYLEDIMTAKLLGCFAMTEVGHGSNVQELETTATYDDSTHELVVNSPTPSATKTYIGNAAVDGRMAVVFAQLITREGDHGVHAVLMPIRDEGGAALPGVTIGDNGDKGGLPGVDNGTLAFDHVRVPKANLLNAFGDIDDDGNYVSDIDSAGRRFFTMLGTLVRGRVCVGGGSGAAAKKALTIAIRYGSTRRQFSAPGDDQEVVVLDYLAHQRVLLPRLAKSYALSFAQNAVTERLQELHGDVAPVLTADDPAAKERQEAQRELETRVAGLKAVTTWHAVDTIQACREACGGAGYMAENELTQMRSDVDVFATFEGDNTVLLQLTAKGLLTDYKEMWGDLDSAGMVGKIAAQLGGRIVERTARRAGIQRLVDTATGRDDDSATDSLPWAMSMFEQRADHALETLGNRLRKATKENAFDIFNKAQDHVLFAARAHIDRCVLDAALESHEAMADGAAKDLLGRVLTLYALSSIEADRAWFLEHGRISGSRSRAVTASVNELCAELRPQVLTLVDGFGIPDELITAPIAQL comes from the coding sequence GTGACGAATCCCATTGCAAGCGAACTGATCACAGCCCTGGACGGGCGGTGGGCGGATCTGCGCAGCGAGGCGCGCGACCAGTTGTCCGCCGACTGGATGCTCGCGCCGACGGGCCTGTCGGTCGCCGACCACCGGGCGCTGACGACCGCGTCGTTGAAGACGCTCGCCGGTGAAGGCTTCGGTCGCGTCGGCTTCCCCGTGGCGTATGGCGGTGAGCGCGACTACGCGGCGTCCTGCGTGCTGTTCGAGATGCAGGCACTGGGCGACCTGTCGCTGCTGGTGAAGGTCGGGGTGCAGTTCGGGCTGTTCGGCGGCGCGGTCGCGCGACTGGGCACCGACCGACACCACTCGGCATACCTCGAGGACATCATGACCGCGAAGCTGCTGGGCTGCTTCGCGATGACCGAGGTAGGGCACGGCAGCAACGTGCAGGAGTTGGAAACCACTGCCACGTATGACGATTCGACCCACGAACTGGTCGTGAACTCCCCCACCCCGTCGGCGACCAAGACCTACATCGGCAATGCCGCCGTCGACGGCCGTATGGCGGTGGTCTTCGCCCAGTTGATCACGCGCGAAGGCGACCACGGTGTGCACGCGGTGCTGATGCCCATCCGCGACGAGGGCGGCGCGGCACTGCCCGGCGTCACGATCGGCGACAACGGCGACAAGGGCGGGCTGCCCGGCGTCGACAACGGCACCCTCGCGTTCGACCACGTGCGAGTGCCGAAAGCCAATCTGCTCAACGCATTCGGCGACATCGACGACGACGGCAACTATGTCTCGGACATCGACAGCGCGGGCCGCCGATTCTTCACCATGCTCGGGACGCTTGTGCGTGGCCGTGTGTGCGTGGGTGGCGGCTCCGGCGCGGCCGCGAAGAAGGCGCTGACAATCGCCATACGTTATGGCAGCACCCGTCGCCAGTTCTCCGCACCCGGCGACGATCAAGAGGTCGTGGTGCTGGATTACCTTGCGCACCAACGGGTTCTGCTGCCTCGCCTGGCGAAGTCGTATGCACTGAGTTTCGCGCAGAACGCCGTCACCGAGCGGCTGCAGGAGCTGCACGGCGACGTCGCACCGGTTCTGACCGCGGACGACCCCGCCGCCAAGGAGCGGCAGGAGGCGCAGCGCGAGCTCGAGACCCGTGTCGCGGGGCTGAAGGCGGTCACCACCTGGCACGCGGTCGACACCATTCAGGCGTGTCGTGAGGCATGTGGCGGTGCCGGCTACATGGCGGAGAACGAACTCACCCAAATGCGTTCGGACGTCGACGTTTTCGCCACCTTCGAGGGCGACAACACCGTCCTGTTGCAGCTGACGGCCAAGGGACTGCTCACCGACTACAAAGAGATGTGGGGCGATCTGGACTCCGCCGGGATGGTTGGCAAGATCGCGGCACAACTCGGTGGTCGCATTGTCGAGCGGACCGCACGGCGCGCCGGCATCCAGCGGCTGGTCGACACCGCCACCGGGCGCGACGACGACAGCGCGACCGACAGCCTGCCGTGGGCGATGTCGATGTTCGAGCAAAGAGCCGACCACGCACTCGAAACCCTGGGCAACCGGCTGCGAAAAGCCACTAAAGAGAACGCTTTCGACATCTTCAACAAAGCACAGGACCATGTGCTCTTCGCCGCTCGCGCGCACATCGACCGGTGTGTGCTCGACGCCGCCCTGGAGAGCCACGAAGCGATGGCCGACGGAGCCGCGAAAGACCTGCTCGGGCGGGTGCTGACGCTCTACGCGCTGAGCTCGATCGAGGCCGACCGTGCGTGGTTCCTCGAGCACGGCCGGATCAGCGGCAGCCGCTCCCGTGCGGTGACCGCGTCGGTCAACGAACTGTGCGCGGAATTGCGTCCGCAGGTGCTGACTCTGGTCGACGGCTTCGGCATACCGGATGAGCTGATCACCGCACCGATCGCCCAGCTCTGA
- the secE gene encoding preprotein translocase subunit SecE: protein MSTSTAPTRGSADDTSAARGIFGKIILFIRQVIDEMRKVVVPTRDELVNYTIALLVFLLLMMAFVVGIDQLIIHAVSWVFA from the coding sequence GTGAGCACGAGCACCGCGCCGACGCGTGGCTCAGCCGACGACACTTCGGCGGCACGCGGGATCTTCGGCAAGATCATCCTGTTCATCCGCCAGGTCATCGACGAGATGCGCAAGGTCGTCGTGCCGACGCGCGACGAGTTGGTCAACTACACGATCGCGCTGCTGGTCTTCCTGCTGTTGATGATGGCCTTCGTGGTCGGCATCGACCAGCTGATCATCCACGCGGTGTCGTGGGTCTTTGCTTGA
- a CDS encoding TetR/AcrR family transcriptional regulator yields the protein MGQTEQSRRSAARSDASNAASTSEIPDAVRVDGRDTRWTQHRAERRRELTEAALRAIRKHGATVGMDEIAAEAGTSKTVIYRHMGDRLGLYLAVCESVDDRILTDLHKSLTDVDAAHAAAHELTSGHTREMTVAVIDSYLRQVERDPEVYRFVVRRPQLNIPPEQDPVIGLSDTIAGVLEPIFAAALTIAGKDVEPARLWAHGLIGFVRESADRWLADPDRAPRASVVAHLADFAAVGLTGVLSNSTEESK from the coding sequence ATGGGCCAGACAGAGCAGTCCCGCCGATCGGCGGCGCGCAGCGACGCATCGAATGCCGCGAGCACTTCCGAAATCCCTGACGCGGTGCGCGTCGACGGGCGCGACACCCGCTGGACCCAGCACCGCGCCGAGCGTCGACGAGAGCTCACCGAGGCAGCGCTGCGCGCCATACGTAAGCACGGAGCGACCGTGGGCATGGACGAGATCGCCGCCGAGGCGGGCACCAGCAAGACCGTGATCTACCGGCACATGGGCGATCGCCTCGGGCTGTATCTCGCGGTGTGCGAAAGCGTCGACGACCGGATCCTGACCGACCTGCACAAGTCGCTGACCGATGTCGACGCGGCGCATGCCGCGGCCCACGAGCTCACGTCCGGTCACACCCGTGAGATGACCGTGGCCGTCATCGACAGCTACCTGCGCCAGGTCGAACGCGATCCGGAGGTCTACCGGTTCGTCGTGCGGAGACCGCAACTGAACATCCCGCCGGAGCAGGACCCGGTGATCGGGCTCAGCGACACGATCGCCGGAGTCCTCGAGCCGATCTTCGCCGCGGCGCTCACCATCGCCGGCAAGGACGTCGAACCGGCGAGGTTGTGGGCGCACGGTCTGATCGGTTTTGTCCGCGAATCGGCCGACCGATGGCTGGCCGACCCCGACCGCGCCCCGCGGGCGAGCGTTGTCGCCCATCTCGCAGATTTCGCAGCAGTCGGACTGACCGGCGTGCTGAGCAACTCGACAGAGGAGTCGAAGTGA